Proteins encoded together in one Lathyrus oleraceus cultivar Zhongwan6 chromosome 5, CAAS_Psat_ZW6_1.0, whole genome shotgun sequence window:
- the LOC127080583 gene encoding uncharacterized protein LOC127080583: MVETAASEAIVNKEFRKVYVRGRCVDFSPEIINRFLGRSEEKQAEVEVSNNVICREITAKQVKEWPRKGKLSASYLSVKYAVLHRIGAANWVPTNHTSKIATRLGKLICIVGTKKEFHIGSYVFDQTMKHAPSFVVKMLITFPSLICGVILSQHPSIFLSYDSVCKRDPPLSLYYRLFTRKHVPDIVMTYGQKPFRSTTRAGILADLKDTYKTLDETIKVCIERKSSLEILIKALSEEEENLKGDETSEEDANGKGIDASDDKETTNNDEEYSFLVLVCFVCASSCFLQVMP; encoded by the coding sequence GAACAAGGAGTTTAGAAAAGTGTATGTAAGAGGAAGGTGTGTGGATTTCTCTCCTGAAATCATAAATAGGTTTTTGGGCAGAAGTGAAGAAAAACAAGCTGAAGTGGAAGTTTCTAACAATGTCATTTGCAGAGAGATTACTGCTAAACAAGTGAAGGAATGGCCAAGGAAAGGGAAGTTGTCAGCAAGTTACTTGAGTGTGAAGTATGCAGTACTTCACAGAATTGGAGCTGCTAATTGGGTGCCAACTAATCACACTTCCAAAATTGCTACTAGATTGGGTAAATTAATTTGTATTGTAGGGACCAAGAAAGAATTTCACATTGGATCCTATGTCTTTGATCAAACAATGAAGCATGCCCCTTCCTTTGTTGTGAAGATGCTAATAACTTTTCCCTCATTAATTTGTGGTGTTATACTGAGTCAACACCCAAGTATTTTTCTCAGTTATGATAGTGTCTGCAAAAGAGATCCCCCTCTGTCATTATATTATAGGCTTTTTACTAGGAAACATGTTCCAGATATTGTCATGACATATGGTCAGAAACCTTTCAGGTCTACTACTAGAGCAGGAATCCTTGCTGACCTAAAAGATACCTACAAAACCTTGGATGAAACCATCAAAGTTTGTATTGAGAGGAAGAGTAGCCTTGAGATCCTGATCAAGGCCTTatctgaagaagaagaaaatttgAAAGGTGATGAAACAAGTGAAGAAGATGCTAATGGAAAAGGGATTGATGCAAGTGATGATAAAGAGACAACCAACAATGATGAGGAGTACAGTTTTCTGGTTCTTGTGTGTTTTGTTTGTGCTTCAAGTTGTTTCTTGCAGGTTATGCCCTGA